Below is a genomic region from Syntrophales bacterium.
CCCTTTTCATCCCTCAGATTATTGAGATATCCATCAAGTATCTCAAGCCTGTGTCTTAGTATGTCTTCACGGTGTGTGAGGTGTTCAATAGAAGCCTCACGTATATCATCCGACTTGTCTGTATAACCATATGCCTTGAGGAATTGGAGCATCGTAGAAATATCTTTGGGAAGGGCAGTACCGAATACGTATCTACCTGCCTTAGCTAACACGAAGTTCTCTTTAACCGGCACTCCCCAGTCGGTGTTTTCCACTGTCCCGAAGACCATCTTTACCAGTCGAGCCGTTTTGATTGCCCCGGGATCAATGCCCATCCGATTCAATGCTTCCAGATATGATATGCGCTCTGCTATAAATCCTAATGATTCCTGAATCCTTGAGCGAAGTCTCTGTGTGCGCTCTATTGTGCTTTTGATACGGGAGACGAACGCTTCATCCTGACTTGTGTCACGTATTTTGTCATGTATGCTATCCTCCCCAGGCTGGATATTCAGGGTATTCATCACATATTCGATCCCCGACAGAATCTCCCTGCTCTTTGCCTCTTCATCCTTAAGCCCTCCCTCCATCATGATATCGCTTGCACTGTCTTGCGAACGGGAGAGATGGATAAACCCCGTCTTTCCCAGCTCGAGGTAGACCTCATGGTAGAATACCTTCTCAAGGGCTATGCTAACTTTCCTGATATCCGATTTTACAAACAACTTAACCATCACACTTCACTTATGATCCTTTTGAGTATCTCTCCGGGGGACAAACCAAACCTCATACCCTCGATGATGCGGAACAGGTTCCTCACTTGATAGTAGAGCAGCCAAAGGTAAGCAACCACGCAGTGTATGGAATGAAAATCCTTGTGAAACATGGATGAAACCCAATCATAAAAATACTGTTCGAGATGGTACTCTATATCCTCTGCGGATGGCGCCTGTGAGCCACTTTTTCTCAGTTGTTCAAGACGCCTGTTCAACGCCTCCTCTACTATCCTTACCTGTGGCCATGCATGCCCACCGAAGAGGTTGAGGTTATGGAACGTCTCAAGGTAGATCCTTATCCTTTCGTCGCTCCAGTGGTAGCTCTGCTTGAGTCTCCAGTGCCAGATCATCGTAATGACGGCGATCCTTCTGAGCATAAAGTCCCGGAAGACCTTTCGAGATTCGGGAAGGAATGGGGCTGAAGATGTATACAGATTCCTGGCGGCGCTGATGTCCACCTGGTTTTCAAGGCATTCATAGCTTGAGATATCCTCGCACACGTCTTCCAGGTATGTGCCGGCCATGATTGTCCTTATGTCATCCAGCGAAAGTTCTTGCTGGAGCAGGCTTCTGTCAAGGATGGCGTATGGTCTGATATCGTACCACTGGTCCAGGCTCTGTCTGCCGAAGGCCTTTGCCAGAAGGAGCTTCGCGTTGCTCACCTCGTACTGGCGAAGGAAGGCAATGAAAAGTGAGCTATATTTCCTGGTTGCCTCGGCAAGATGGACGACCATGGCGACCTGCTCCTTGAAAACCATCTCTTTGGCCTCGACATAATCGTGTGCGCCGGAAAGTCTGTCGAAAAAAGCCCCTTGATCCCTGACAATTGAGTCATAATCCTTGAGCGATAGGAGACGGCCTCTCATGGCATATATCCTGGCATGGAGATTGTCTTTATCTGCGTAGTATCTCATGGTCCCTCAGATCGCAAGAAGGATGGAGACGATCTTTTCCTTTATTTCCTCATTGAGTACCTGATCCTGATAAAGTTTTTCATTATCCCCGGTTGAAGCTAACAATTGGGCCTCTGTTTGCTTTTTCGCCTGCTCAAGCACCTGCGCCAGTCTTTTATCACCTTCGGTGATAATGAGGGCGAATTCTCTTGACTTTTTTTCTTCAATGGTGTTCTTGTACACCTCGATCTTCTTACTGTACTCCCGCTCGGCCTTTTCAACCTTCTCAGCACACTGCTTTTCGACCTCCACGATCTGTGTGATGACATTCTCCATTTTTGAATTTCCTCTATCCGCAGACTTGCTTTTCCGAGACCCTCACTTTTAACTGTAGAAGCATAACAACTAATAATTTTTATTATCACACCGATTCCGTAAAATTACAAGTAGTTATTAAATAATATAAATATTTTTCCGTTAAACAATTGTCAAACCGGACATTTCACTTGCTATGAAAACCGGACATTTTGAAATGCTATTGACACAATGCATTTTTACCATTGACAATTCGATTACATTGACCTAATTTCCTTAGCGGAGAATTAATAACCTGTGCATAAAGAAAAACTTATTGCATTTGTGTTTCTTTTAGGTGTAATTTGAACG
It encodes:
- a CDS encoding V-type ATPase subunit, whose product is MRYYADKDNLHARIYAMRGRLLSLKDYDSIVRDQGAFFDRLSGAHDYVEAKEMVFKEQVAMVVHLAEATRKYSSLFIAFLRQYEVSNAKLLLAKAFGRQSLDQWYDIRPYAILDRSLLQQELSLDDIRTIMAGTYLEDVCEDISSYECLENQVDISAARNLYTSSAPFLPESRKVFRDFMLRRIAVITMIWHWRLKQSYHWSDERIRIYLETFHNLNLFGGHAWPQVRIVEEALNRRLEQLRKSGSQAPSAEDIEYHLEQYFYDWVSSMFHKDFHSIHCVVAYLWLLYYQVRNLFRIIEGMRFGLSPGEILKRIISEV